A genomic region of Alligator mississippiensis isolate rAllMis1 chromosome 4, rAllMis1, whole genome shotgun sequence contains the following coding sequences:
- the GCG gene encoding pro-glucagon has protein sequence MKMKSVYFVAGLLLMIVQGSWQNPLQDTEEKSRQQGQEQRENEKYLDPLSSNGLAKRHAEFERHAEGTYTSDITSYLEGQAAKEFIAWLVNGRGRRDFPEEALAAEKMGRRHADGTFTSDINKILDDMAAKEFLKWLINTKVTQRDLLEEYQ, from the exons ATGAAAATGAAAAGTGTTTATTTTGTGGCTGGGTTGCTTTTAATGATAGTCCAAGGCAGCTGGCAAAATCCCCTTCAAGACACAGAAGAGAAATCAAG ACAACAAGGACAGGAgcagagagagaatgaaaaataTTTGGACCCGCTCTCAAG CAATGGACTTGCCAAGCGTCATGCTGAATTTGAGAGACATGCTGAGGGCACCTACACCAGTGACATTACCTCATATTTGGAAGGTCAAGCTGCCAAGGAATTCATTGCTTGGTTAGTGAATGGACGAGGAAGAAGAGA TTTCCCAGAAGAAGCTCTTGCAGCTGAAAAAATGGGCAGAAGACATGCAGATGGCACTTTCACCAGTGATATCAACAAAATCCTTGATGACATGGCTGCCAAAGAGTTCTTAAAGTGGCTGATTAACACAAAAGTTACCCAAAG GGACCTTTTGGAGGAATACCAGTAG